ACGAATGGCTTCACAGCACTGCACACATCCGCTCATTCAGGATCgggctaacaaggtagcgatgaGGTTTTACACACTATCGTCTTGGCTGAGCCAACAAatctctatagagaaacctgtggggggggggggcatgctctatagagaaacctgcaaaCAAACAGCGAAggaatggccaaaactgcatggCGCCCCTTTAAATATTTATCCTTTGCGCAAAAGAAGGATCAGTTCATCATGAGAGTGTGAGTTGATTATTAACCCTCTCCCGAGCTGACAGCCACAGGGAGGTGATGGATTAACAGCCCCGATCAGCATGATGCCTGGGAGGTAGAGAACGCCACTTTAACGCTATTTATACCCCTGGCTTTTCAGAAGAACATAAAACTTGGACTTTCACCCCACTTCATAACATGTGAAACACTGATAGAAACTGTTGTGGGTTAAAGCAGCTAAAATATAACATCAGTAGAAAAATGTTTCAattaggaacatggttgcaagtacaTATGTACAGGAgatacaaaacaagacaaggtCATCTGGCAGCCAGTGTTGCCTGGATACCCCTCGGTTTCAAGTAAGCTCAGTGTGAAGTGAAGACATAGAAATGAGATCCAGCCTTAATCTTACCTTCAGATTTTCCTGATCAATACTGGAATGCCTCATTGATTCTTTAGCCTTCCCCATCAGGTTGCGGATATCTTTATCGGTGGGGTAGAACCGTCTTCTGGTGGGTGATGGCGGTGTTTCATCCTTGAAGAGGTATCTCTCCACGAACTGTCTGGAGTGCTGTCTCATCTCACTCACTCGTCTCACCCCACTTTTGGTTAGTTCTAGGATGTGGCTCTTCACGCGTTCATCCACAGGTTCATGGATACCGGCATCCTGcacaatgtcataaaaaaagatgtttaatttataaacggacatttcaacctctacggtttcaaaaataacatcttgctcagctgtcagttttcagaaaagtacCCGTGCATACATGCTGTCATTGCCGTCAAGAGCATGCAAAaactgtaggtggcagtgtaacgagaagctgaggcccacgttagccaatcagaatccccaaaacagcaacaaatcacttcctctctcttctctgccaTGAAATAACCATGTACGTGTAAACAGCCCCTAAACCTGGGCAATAGATCCAGAGTCCTACTGTATTACTGTTTACAGTCCTCACAgagctgtttgtttacatgcgtgtgtatgtatgtgtatgcatatgtgtgtatatattaacatttttttttttttatatatacttaGATCTGTACATTgtagtcaaatgtttttgtttaccttgtacagctttgttgtccttgtATCTAGCCACATGTCTATTTCTCTGCAGGTACATTAAGAGCAAAGACAGGGAGTAAACTTCCCTGTATGTGTTCACACTTGCTTGAACATGAAAGCTGATTCTGAAAATGTTGGTATTTGCACTAGTCATCAGCCAGGGTTAGACTGGGATTTAATAGCTCTGACGGCTGtttgtattgtctttgttttgccaGGTAATGGTAAAGCGCCTACAGAGGATCGGCAGTAGATGGCTCTTCGCCTGCTGTGCCATTTCCTTTCATAATGTACCTGTCCATACAAAGGGTGGCAAACATGGTCTTCGATGGCCGGAGTCCGCACATAGAAGAAATCCTCCCAGCGAACAGAAGACGGATCATTCTTCACGTCCTGCTTGAGTTTTGTTACCATTTTCCTCCGTTGACTGTCCTTGTTATCTGCCACCTGAAAGGCAAACCTGAGGATGACTTTTCAGCtacttttatgtatttaaaactgTACGATTCATTTGGAGAATGCATGTACTAATGATAATCAAGATTCTGAAATGAGGAAAGGGTGGAGCCGACCGTCTAACCTTATAATCAGGGAATTTGGCAATCCTTGAAATGTTGAGGACCGCCGGACACCCGAGCTTCTTTGTTGGCTTAATAAGACGTCTGTTCTTCTGATTGTACTAGAAATAAAGAATTGACGTTACAATGCAGTGGTCATATACAGTGGTGTTCCTGTGTTTATGAAACCATGCTAAAGTtaactaaaaagaggaataaaaaaataaaaataaacatcttttggaaattgatcttaatgcctttaataaaaaaatacgtggggctattttaatccCAAAGGCCGAGGACACTTGCATAGTATCTTGATCCTTTAAATAAccggcctttaataataaaaacctgccCGCTTCTATGTACCGATGTAGCGTGCATGTCGTAAACGCAAGTATGTGAATTTGtgtaaatgcttcagatgtcaAGTTATTCAgcgtcaaagtggcgccaaaatggctgcaagtcaatgggatgctaatggTGTGTATTATTTATGCTAtattagcattaaaatggcgccataggagctgcGCTTCGTGGACGTCCGCTTGCTGCTTCTATGGGAACTTAACATAggtgtgtgtacttatgccccctgtattttaaggaaaaacatgtgtttatttactAGGTTTGATAAGGTTTTGCCTATATTTTTGTGATATAATAAACCCTGTTACACTTTATGAAACTGTTTCACCTTGTGTGGACCAATCAGTGTTTTCCCAACATATTGAACACCGTGATAACACCGAAAACCCTGAgaattttggtcactataaccgtgGGGTTAAAGTTTCATAACTTTACATCCCTAGACTGTTGTATAGCCCTTTTACAGTCTTAACAACTAAAATcacttttacacagtacaggaaccaATCACCCACACCGTGGcaaaggctgccgtacaaggtgccacctgctcaacggataagcactcacacacatttacacaccgatggcggtgttcagtgccttgcccaaggacacttcaatgTTGCACTAAAGGGCCAGGGATTGGAACACCAACCTTTCGATTGGTAGGCGGCCGCTCTACCACACGAGGCCCAGCCGGCCCGACGTAGTGAAGCAGATTACACCCTAGGAGATTTAAAACTGCATCGTGATTCAGTTTTTTGTCTCAACCGGTTGtaatcttcacacacacacacacacacacacacacacacacacgtcgaTTTTAACTGATTCATCGCTGCATCCCTGTGGATTACGCATGTTGAGGATGAACTTTCAAGTGTGCAGATCCTAAGAATAACAGAGAGACGAGAGCTTACCTCCTTCTGCTTCGCCTCAGCGTACCTCATCTTCTGCTGCCTGGACCGGTCTCTCCCCAGGTGACAGCCCAAGTGCTGATAGGCTATGAAAACGAAAGGCACCCCATCAAAGGGGATGCTGGCGGTTTTTTGGGCACTTTCGTGACTCCACTCCCACCGCACTCTCATCGGATTCGATGGCTGCCACCCTAGATATTAGGTAAGAAAGAATAATGTTACGAcagtgacacagacagacagagacgcaaaccaaaatctaaatatacaggactctttattattattattattattattgttattattaggcACACTTGTACACAATCTAATG
The Etheostoma cragini isolate CJK2018 chromosome 1, CSU_Ecrag_1.0, whole genome shotgun sequence genome window above contains:
- the LOC117940023 gene encoding uncharacterized protein LOC117940023, producing MAEAATVLRSKGAVENFVKTLEETTRTKYIVHKSDKHFNGAGWQPSNPMRVRWEWSHESAQKTASIPFDGVPFVFIAYQHLGCHLGRDRSRQQKMRYAEAKQKEYNQKNRRLIKPTKKLGCPAVLNISRIAKFPDYKVADNKDSQRRKMVTKLKQDVKNDPSSVRWEDFFYVRTPAIEDHVCHPLYGQDAGIHEPVDERVKSHILELTKSGVRRVSEMRQHSRQFVERYLFKDETPPSPTRRRFYPTDKDIRNLMGKAKESMRHSSIDQENLKPFRPLPSADASQPQAEASAASSQSPAEAPPATKALRRECIGHLKAIIDYVNLIKDDTYLKELRKTIKDLHSQVALRAPVEAGQLSLPETTKKRKAIPSNAVPLPKQPKEHAYANRGDEKAEILKN